One genomic region from Portunus trituberculatus isolate SZX2019 chromosome 5, ASM1759143v1, whole genome shotgun sequence encodes:
- the LOC123514562 gene encoding proteoglycan 4-like gives MTRSSVFVVWVVLLLAGSRGVRGVPLRGHSGVIFGTEFLRILDDHAGGGGYDEGLEHPARPLARDEGRGEPADTNNDRLSLSSSSVLVESGGGDGGEPVLSSRVSSRGSRRLGSSSSGSSQPPGSSSSGSGSVAASVSGVEGVNRVGVRSQGKVESAPAFSFLSEFSEALNSSTFTEDDYKYLTDYYYFDLYAEDPVTTTIPAPTIRRGERTRLLHPASTTTTEAPPPPRSTTPTTTTEKPPTTTTITTTTTTTTTTTEPPSTTTSTTTEPPSTTTEPPSTTTTTTPAPPSTTIKSPSTTTTTTGSPPRISAAASPRAFRYTTTRPKSGGKSGSRARRPASPARLANKVGDARSRSSASSVVVEVRVESPTTIAPSTTAAAAPRHRGRSARPVQAAEERGTASHLLTHPLVVQTATDHRGTVAPRSAVTTDVPPTTTTTTTTAATTTTTAATTTTTTTAAASVGGEAEAVEQSVVASVTRSEAQNSAPQQLPVGFPEAQQGMAPQGLAPFGHAPEGWAPFGTAPEGVAPQGVLPGGAHPEGVAPEGGVGLRLVDASVAAGGAAANSTVGYVVESHNVRRFRHEERTPEGLIIGEYGEVDHQTGDVNGVRYVADSTADPRLIYDSLMTFLQL, from the coding sequence gtggtgctgctgctggcggGTTCAAGAGGGGTACGTGGTGTTCCCCTACGCGGCCACAGTGGAGTAATCTTTGGCACAGAGTTTCTACGCATCCTCGACGAccatgcaggtggtggtggctacgACGAGGGCCTGGAACATCCCGCACGCCCCCTGGCAAGAGACGAAGGGCGTGGGGAACCTGCAGACACGAACAATGATAGGTTAAGTTTAAGTTCGTCATCTGTGTTGGTAGAATctgggggtggtgatggtggcgagcCTGTGTTATCCTCTAGGGTAAGTTCCAGGGGCTCTCGTAGGTTGggttctagtagtagtggttcttCTCAGCCTcctggttcttcttcctctggttCTGGTTCCGTGGCAGCGTCTGTGTCTGGCGTGGAAGGCGTAAACAGGGTCGGGGTGAGGAGCCAAGGCAAGGTGGAGTCTGCTCCAGCCTTCTCGTTCCTCAGTGAGTTCTCGGAGGCGCTCAACAGTTCCACCTTCACCGAGGACGACTATAAGTACTTGacggactactactacttcgaccTGTATGCTGAAgaccctgtcaccaccactatccctgCCCCCACCATCAGACGCGGTGAGAGGACCCGCCTGCTGCatcccgcctccaccaccaccacggaggcaccaccgccacctcgatccactacccccaccaccaccacagagaaacctccaacaacaacaacaataacaacaaccaccaccaccaccaccaccaccacagagccTCCATCCACGactacatccaccaccaccgagcctccatccaccaccacagAGCCTCcatccaccactacaaccaccacaccagcacctccctccaccaccataaAGTctccttctaccaccaccactacaacaggGTCACCACCTAGGATATCGGCGGCTGCCTCTCCCCGCGCCTTTCGCTACACCACCACGCGCCCGAAGTCAGGCGGCAAGAGCGGAAGCAGGGCGCGGCGGCCCGCCAGCCCCGCCCGCCTGGCCAACAAAGTGGGGGACGCCCGCAGccgctcctccgcctcctccgtggtggtggaggtgagggtggaGTCCCCTACCACTATTGCGCCCTccactaccgccgccgccgcacctCGGCACCGAGGTCGCAGTGCTCGTCCTGTGCAGGCCGCCGAGGAGAGAGGCACCGCCAGCCACCTGCTGACCCATCCCCTGGTGGTGCAGACCGCCACCGACCACAGGGGTACCGTTGCTCCCCGCTCCGCTGTCACCACTGATgtgccgcccaccaccaccaccaccaccaccacagctgctactaccaccaccacagctgctaccaccaccactaccaccacagcggCGGCATCTGTGGGAGGCGAGGCCGAGGCGGTGGAGCAGAGCGTAGTGGCGTCAGTGACACGCTCCGAAGCCCAGAACAGCGCCCCTCAGCAGCTCCCTGTCGGGTTCCCCGAGGCCCAGCAGGGGATGGCGCCTCAGGGCTTGGCGCCCTTTGGGCACGCTCCCGAGGGTTGGGCTCCTTTCGGCACAGCCCCCGAGGGCGTTGCACCGCAGGGCGTCTTGCCCGGAGGCGCACACCCCGAGGGCGTGGCCCCGGAGGGCGGTGTGGGGCTGCGGCTGGTGGACGCCAGCGTGGCGGCGGGGGGCGCGGCGGCCAACAGCACGGTGGGGTACGTGGTGGAGAGTCACAACGTGCGGCGGTTCCGCCACGAAGAGCGCACCCCTGAGGGCCTCATCATCGGCGAGTATGGTGAGGTGGACCACCAGACCGGCGACGTGAACGGCGTGCGCTACGTGGCGGACAGCACGGCAGACCCGCGCCTCATCTACGACTCACTCATGACCTTCCTGCAGCTGTGA